A single region of the Sphingobium sp. TKS genome encodes:
- a CDS encoding ribonuclease J has product MTPGNELIFLALGGSGEIGMNVNLYGCQGKWVMVDLGLTFADPAYPGVELVLPDLAFIEERKDDLLGIVLTHGHEDHIGAIPYLAADLGVPLYATPFTAGLIRLKLEEEGLSREVELNVIDNEGSFALGPFGFRYVPLAHSIPEGNAVLIDTPYGKIFHTGDWKLDEAPQLGQPSTPEELTAIGDEGILALVCDSTNVFNAEASGSEGDVRIGLMETIKGAKGRVLVTTFASNAARLQTLGEVANAVGRKLCVAGRSLDRIISTARTAGYLKDFPPTVDWDDVMALPHNEVMIIATGGQGEARAALSRIAFDSHPIKLDEGDLVVFSSKQIPGNEIAIGRIQNALATKGVLMVTDRQAEVHVSGHPGRPELEAMYRWVRPQILLPVHGERRHMAEQARLGLASGVPSAVVQSNGDMLRLAPNGPEIIGQEATGRLVLDGDVILPADGSTMNERRKVALHGQISVAVALDGKGRVIGTPALRTQGVPVEEDKTAFLQEAAEEAAAVVAKGSQEEEALRERVRLAVRRTATRWTGKKPVVDVLLIRA; this is encoded by the coding sequence ATGACACCTGGAAATGAGCTGATCTTCCTGGCCCTTGGCGGGTCGGGGGAGATCGGCATGAATGTGAATCTCTACGGTTGCCAGGGCAAATGGGTAATGGTCGATCTGGGCCTCACCTTTGCCGATCCGGCCTATCCGGGCGTCGAGCTGGTGTTGCCCGACCTCGCCTTTATCGAGGAACGCAAGGACGACCTGCTCGGCATCGTGCTGACGCATGGGCATGAGGATCATATCGGCGCGATTCCCTATCTCGCCGCCGATCTGGGCGTGCCGCTCTATGCGACGCCCTTTACCGCTGGGCTGATCCGGCTGAAGCTGGAGGAAGAGGGACTCAGTCGAGAGGTCGAGCTCAACGTCATCGACAATGAGGGCAGCTTCGCGCTGGGGCCGTTCGGTTTCCGCTATGTGCCGCTGGCTCACTCGATCCCCGAAGGCAATGCGGTGCTGATCGACACGCCTTATGGCAAGATATTCCATACCGGCGACTGGAAGCTGGATGAGGCGCCGCAGTTGGGCCAGCCCTCAACGCCCGAGGAACTGACCGCGATCGGGGATGAGGGCATATTGGCGCTGGTGTGCGACAGCACCAATGTCTTCAATGCAGAGGCGAGCGGCTCCGAAGGCGATGTGCGCATAGGGCTGATGGAGACGATCAAGGGCGCGAAGGGCCGGGTGCTGGTCACTACCTTCGCCTCCAACGCCGCGCGTCTGCAGACCTTGGGCGAGGTCGCCAATGCCGTGGGGCGCAAGCTCTGCGTGGCGGGGCGGTCGCTCGACCGGATCATCTCGACGGCACGCACTGCGGGTTATCTCAAGGATTTTCCGCCCACCGTCGATTGGGACGATGTGATGGCGCTGCCCCATAATGAGGTGATGATCATCGCCACCGGCGGGCAGGGGGAGGCGCGCGCGGCATTGTCCCGCATCGCCTTTGACAGCCATCCGATCAAGCTGGACGAAGGCGATTTGGTCGTCTTCTCCTCCAAGCAGATTCCGGGCAATGAGATCGCCATCGGGCGCATCCAGAATGCGCTGGCGACCAAGGGCGTGCTGATGGTGACGGATCGTCAGGCGGAGGTCCATGTGTCGGGCCATCCGGGGCGGCCTGAACTGGAGGCCATGTATCGCTGGGTGCGGCCGCAGATCCTGCTGCCGGTGCATGGCGAGCGGCGGCATATGGCCGAGCAGGCGCGGCTGGGGCTGGCGAGCGGGGTGCCTTCCGCCGTGGTGCAGTCCAACGGCGATATGCTGCGGCTGGCACCGAACGGGCCGGAGATTATCGGCCAGGAAGCCACTGGGCGGCTGGTGCTGGACGGCGATGTCATTCTGCCGGCAGATGGCTCGACGATGAATGAGCGGCGGAAGGTCGCGCTGCATGGGCAGATCAGCGTGGCGGTGGCGCTCGACGGCAAGGGGCGGGTGATCGGCACTCCTGCCTTGCGGACCCAGGGCGTGCCGGTCGAGGAAGACAAGACGGCCTTTCTGCAGGAAGCCGCCGAGGAAGCTGCCGCCGTCGTGGCCAAGGGATCGCAGGAAGAGGAAGCGCTGCGTGAGCGGGTGCGACTGGCGGTGCGGCGCACGGCGACGCGCTGGACAGGCAAGAAGCCCGTGGTAGACGTGCTGCTCATTCGCGCCTAA
- a CDS encoding putative bifunctional diguanylate cyclase/phosphodiesterase: protein MIATLRGRLAPDTQQSAEVQANLVKSLYASPASLMIGAVAGGALSLVVAWHAQITAITVICGLICLVGLSRSISAVYFQRQLAHQHGVTQPIWGLAYELGAWCYAALLGILSFATLLLSNDAKLHVLAVCLVASYSGGISGRNAGRIQVAVGQTCLSLLPTSLGLILSGGLGYTVLGILCFLMIFAMADITKTTHRIVLEALQGKYEKSQLATKFERLARFDSLTGVENRMAMQMRLRELFDGRRSDQDPMAVFWMDLDRFKEINDSLGHMIGDQLLCGVAERLSHALDGRGHVARFGGDEFVLICPGADRRAAEHIAADVMAEFAHDFDVGGYRLGVTASMGIAVAPEDGQDSEELLQHADMALYQAKHAGRNRHAQFTWSMKERQNRTYELEMGLRSAMANDELMLHYQPIFDTETGKIAICEALMRWDHPTLGRISPAEFIPIAESSSMIEPITAWALERACEDAMEWDENVRVAVNISPVLIKSDGLPRAVISALMQSGLKARRLELEVTESIFLEDSGRTNLILSDLRRIGLRLALDDFGTGYSSLGYLRDYAFDTIKVDQSFMRGVDGNSRHRAIAQSVAYLAHALDVETVAEGIETEDQLRCAHEMGFTNVQGFVLSRPVPAAQVLEMMRRMNDDSGTVAMLQDRRRA, encoded by the coding sequence TTGATCGCAACCTTGCGCGGGCGCCTTGCCCCGGACACTCAGCAAAGCGCTGAAGTGCAGGCGAATCTCGTCAAATCCCTCTATGCTTCCCCGGCATCGCTGATGATCGGCGCGGTGGCGGGCGGGGCGCTGAGTCTGGTGGTCGCGTGGCATGCGCAGATTACCGCCATTACCGTCATTTGCGGATTGATCTGTTTGGTAGGGCTCAGCCGATCGATCTCCGCCGTCTATTTTCAGCGGCAGCTTGCCCATCAGCATGGCGTGACCCAGCCGATCTGGGGGCTGGCTTATGAGCTGGGCGCCTGGTGCTATGCGGCGCTGCTGGGAATTTTGTCGTTCGCGACACTGCTATTGTCCAACGACGCGAAGCTGCACGTCCTGGCCGTCTGTCTGGTGGCGTCCTATTCAGGTGGCATTTCCGGCCGCAATGCGGGGCGCATCCAGGTCGCGGTCGGCCAGACCTGCCTCTCGCTGCTACCGACTTCGCTGGGCCTCATCCTTTCGGGTGGGCTGGGCTATACGGTGCTCGGCATCCTCTGCTTCCTGATGATCTTCGCCATGGCGGACATCACCAAGACGACGCACCGCATCGTTCTGGAGGCGTTGCAGGGCAAATATGAAAAGTCCCAGCTCGCCACCAAGTTCGAGCGTCTGGCCCGGTTCGACAGCCTGACCGGCGTCGAAAACCGCATGGCGATGCAGATGCGGCTGCGCGAACTGTTCGACGGGCGACGATCCGATCAGGATCCGATGGCCGTGTTCTGGATGGATCTGGACCGGTTCAAGGAAATCAACGATTCCCTGGGGCATATGATTGGCGACCAGCTATTGTGCGGGGTCGCTGAAAGGCTTTCCCATGCGCTGGACGGCCGGGGCCATGTCGCGCGCTTCGGCGGGGACGAGTTCGTCCTGATCTGTCCGGGCGCCGACCGGCGTGCGGCGGAGCATATCGCCGCCGATGTGATGGCGGAATTCGCGCATGACTTCGATGTCGGCGGCTATCGTCTGGGCGTGACCGCCTCCATGGGCATCGCCGTCGCGCCGGAGGATGGGCAGGACAGCGAGGAACTGCTCCAGCATGCGGATATGGCGCTCTATCAGGCGAAACATGCCGGGCGGAACCGCCATGCGCAGTTCACCTGGTCGATGAAGGAGCGGCAGAACCGCACCTACGAGCTGGAAATGGGCCTGCGCAGCGCCATGGCCAATGATGAGCTGATGCTGCACTATCAACCGATCTTCGATACGGAGACGGGGAAGATCGCGATCTGCGAAGCGCTGATGCGCTGGGATCATCCGACGCTTGGCCGCATTTCTCCGGCGGAGTTCATCCCGATCGCGGAAAGCAGTTCGATGATCGAGCCGATCACCGCCTGGGCGCTGGAGCGGGCCTGCGAGGATGCGATGGAATGGGATGAGAATGTCCGCGTCGCCGTCAATATCTCGCCCGTACTGATCAAGAGCGACGGTCTGCCTCGCGCGGTGATATCGGCGTTGATGCAGTCGGGGCTGAAGGCGCGCCGGCTGGAGCTGGAGGTGACGGAATCGATCTTCCTGGAGGATAGCGGGCGGACCAACCTGATCCTGTCCGACCTGCGGCGCATCGGCCTGCGGCTGGCGCTGGACGATTTCGGCACGGGCTATTCCTCGCTCGGCTATCTGCGCGACTATGCCTTCGACACGATCAAGGTCGACCAGAGCTTCATGCGCGGGGTGGATGGCAATTCACGCCACCGGGCGATCGCCCAGTCGGTCGCTTATCTGGCCCATGCGCTGGACGTGGAGACGGTGGCCGAAGGCATAGAGACGGAGGATCAACTGCGGTGCGCCCATGAGATGGGCTTCACCAATGTCCAGGGCTTCGTGCTGAGCCGGCCGGTGCCTGCGGCCCAGGTGTTGGAGATGATGCGGCGCATGAACGACGACAGCGGCACCGTGGCGATGTTGCAGGACCGGCGGCGCGCCTGA
- a CDS encoding DUF1467 family protein, translating into MNWYAIFAIYVLFWVISAFIVLPFGIRTPDETGEVLLKGQADSAPGNFRPGRVAIRATILSAALFGLYYANYVEGWITLERWTHIG; encoded by the coding sequence ATGAACTGGTATGCGATTTTTGCCATTTATGTGCTGTTCTGGGTGATCAGCGCATTCATCGTGCTTCCCTTCGGCATTCGTACGCCTGACGAAACGGGCGAGGTGTTGCTGAAGGGGCAGGCGGACAGCGCGCCCGGCAATTTCCGGCCGGGCCGGGTCGCCATCCGGGCGACCATCCTGTCGGCGGCCTTGTTTGGCCTCTATTATGCCAATTATGTCGAAGGCTGGATCACGCTGGAGCGGTGGACGCATATCGGCTGA
- a CDS encoding GNAT family N-acetyltransferase produces the protein MTDHPLHRPVWNALNSGWMPLAQGDAHALRIDPRYGPFAAAADDGPTAQAALAALVPKDGEAWIVEPEAPTPPPGARLVREAMLAQMVAEEILGDPVPFDPVILTEEDAAEMRALALMTKPGPFLPLTHRLGRFIGIKEQGKLIAMAGERMRMPGFAEVSGVCTHPDHRGQGHAKRLMQIVARAMLERGETPFLHAYAAHEATVALYETLGFRVRARMHMMVIAADAR, from the coding sequence ATGACAGATCATCCTCTGCATCGCCCCGTCTGGAACGCCCTCAACAGCGGCTGGATGCCGCTGGCCCAAGGCGATGCGCATGCATTGCGGATCGATCCGCGCTACGGCCCCTTCGCCGCCGCCGCGGATGATGGGCCGACGGCGCAGGCCGCACTGGCGGCGCTGGTGCCGAAGGATGGCGAGGCATGGATCGTCGAACCGGAAGCCCCGACGCCACCACCCGGCGCCCGCCTGGTGCGGGAAGCGATGCTGGCGCAGATGGTGGCGGAAGAAATCCTTGGCGATCCCGTCCCCTTCGACCCCGTCATCTTGACCGAAGAGGATGCGGCGGAGATGCGCGCCCTGGCTCTGATGACGAAGCCGGGACCGTTCCTGCCCCTCACCCACCGGCTCGGCCGGTTCATCGGCATCAAGGAGCAGGGTAAGCTGATCGCCATGGCGGGCGAGCGGATGCGCATGCCCGGCTTTGCCGAAGTCAGCGGGGTTTGCACCCATCCCGACCATCGCGGACAGGGCCATGCGAAAAGGCTGATGCAGATCGTCGCCAGAGCCATGCTGGAACGGGGAGAAACGCCCTTCCTCCATGCTTATGCCGCGCATGAGGCAACGGTCGCGCTCTACGAGACGCTCGGCTTTCGGGTGCGGGCGCGGATGCACATGATGGTGATCGCCGCTGACGCGCGATAA
- a CDS encoding crotonase/enoyl-CoA hydratase family protein has product MVDSGRFNSAREHMDELTPAHLPAEEDAALIAVTESVTSAPDIGTSTMFDLGQIDVSWDAAAATLWAFMTPANRPNFSPAMLRDVRYWYVETKRLFDAGKLPVKYMVAGSRFPGVFNLGGDLELFAGCIERGDLPGLVDYGHACIDVVHRTWRNGDLPVISIALAQGDALGGGFEALLCFDVVIAERSARFGLPEMLFGLFPGMGAYSILARKLGRLMAERMILSGKVYSAQEMYDMGVVHTLVEDGEGEQAVRDYIAGSLSRHAGHVGVFQAGRRVDPLEYEELKDIVENWAATALKLDPKSVRMMRRLASAQTRLQK; this is encoded by the coding sequence ATGGTTGATTCCGGGCGATTTAATTCCGCGCGTGAACATATGGACGAGCTGACTCCCGCCCATCTCCCGGCGGAGGAGGACGCTGCCCTCATTGCCGTTACGGAAAGCGTGACTTCCGCGCCGGACATCGGCACGTCGACGATGTTCGACCTGGGCCAGATCGACGTGAGCTGGGACGCGGCGGCGGCCACTTTGTGGGCATTCATGACACCCGCGAATCGGCCCAACTTCAGTCCGGCGATGCTGCGCGACGTCCGTTACTGGTATGTGGAGACGAAGCGGCTGTTCGACGCCGGCAAGCTGCCGGTCAAATATATGGTGGCGGGATCGCGCTTTCCCGGCGTCTTCAACCTGGGAGGCGATCTGGAACTGTTCGCCGGCTGCATCGAGCGGGGCGACCTGCCGGGACTGGTCGATTATGGCCACGCCTGCATCGACGTGGTGCACCGCACCTGGCGCAATGGCGACCTGCCGGTGATCTCGATCGCGCTGGCGCAGGGCGATGCGCTGGGCGGCGGGTTCGAAGCCTTGCTCTGCTTCGACGTGGTGATCGCTGAACGCAGCGCCCGTTTCGGCCTGCCCGAAATGCTCTTCGGTCTGTTCCCCGGCATGGGTGCCTATTCCATCCTGGCGCGCAAGCTGGGCCGGCTGATGGCCGAGCGGATGATCCTGTCCGGGAAGGTCTATAGCGCGCAGGAAATGTACGACATGGGCGTCGTCCATACGCTGGTGGAGGATGGCGAAGGCGAACAGGCGGTGCGCGACTATATAGCGGGCAGCCTGTCCCGTCATGCGGGCCATGTCGGCGTTTTCCAGGCGGGCCGACGTGTCGATCCGCTGGAATATGAGGAACTCAAGGACATCGTCGAAAATTGGGCGGCCACCGCGCTCAAGCTCGATCCGAAGAGCGTGCGGATGATGCGCCGCCTGGCTTCGGCCCAAACCCGCCTGCAGAAATAG
- the nuoN gene encoding NADH-quinone oxidoreductase subunit NuoN, translating into MIDSASLLAVLPELVLTAGGLILLLIAAYGGDGTTRLINWLSVATLAIAGLTLSTSLAHGPVAFDGLVRADAFSVFAKALIYGAAAAAILLAPRYFITGGALRPEYPILILFAAIGMGMMVSAGDMLTLYVGLEMNSLASYVLASFMRQDERSSEAGLKYFVLGSLASGILLYGISLLYGFTGGTGFDGIAVALGDGVSKGELFGLVFVLAGLAFKISAVPFHMWTPDVYEGAPTPVTTFFASAPKVAAMGLTVRVAIEALGPAGLDWQQIVIFVALASILFGAVAAIGQTNIKRLMAYSSINNVGFALIGLAAGTPAGVAGTMSYMAIYVVMTIGAFACILQMRDADGRPVETIASLAGLSRSRKGLAAALAIFMFSMAGIPPLFGFWAKFLVFDAAVAAGLTALAAFGIAASVIGAFYYLKVIKTMYFDEPADAYEARGGAVENVILTACAVVIVFGYLLNPMLDKASAAAAAALF; encoded by the coding sequence ATGATTGATTCCGCTTCCCTTCTGGCGGTCCTGCCGGAGCTGGTGCTGACGGCCGGTGGCCTGATCCTGCTGCTGATCGCGGCCTATGGCGGCGATGGCACGACCCGGCTGATCAATTGGCTGTCGGTCGCCACGCTGGCGATTGCCGGGCTGACGCTCTCGACCTCGCTGGCCCATGGGCCGGTGGCCTTTGACGGGCTGGTCCGGGCTGACGCCTTCTCGGTCTTTGCCAAGGCGCTGATCTACGGCGCGGCGGCGGCGGCGATCCTGCTGGCGCCTCGCTACTTCATCACTGGCGGCGCCCTGCGTCCCGAATATCCGATCCTGATCCTCTTCGCCGCCATCGGCATGGGGATGATGGTGTCGGCGGGCGACATGCTGACGCTTTATGTTGGCCTCGAAATGAACAGCCTTGCCTCCTATGTGCTGGCGAGCTTCATGCGGCAGGACGAGCGTTCGTCCGAAGCGGGCCTCAAATATTTCGTGCTGGGGTCGCTGGCGAGCGGCATCCTGCTTTACGGCATTTCGCTGCTTTACGGCTTCACCGGCGGCACCGGCTTTGACGGCATCGCGGTCGCGCTGGGCGACGGCGTGTCGAAGGGCGAGCTGTTCGGCCTGGTGTTCGTGCTGGCGGGTTTGGCGTTCAAGATCAGCGCCGTACCGTTCCATATGTGGACGCCCGACGTCTATGAAGGCGCGCCCACGCCGGTCACGACCTTCTTCGCCAGCGCGCCCAAGGTCGCGGCCATGGGCCTGACCGTCCGCGTGGCGATCGAGGCGCTGGGTCCGGCGGGGCTGGACTGGCAGCAGATCGTGATCTTCGTGGCGCTGGCCTCGATTCTCTTCGGCGCGGTCGCGGCCATCGGCCAGACCAACATCAAGCGCCTGATGGCCTATTCGTCGATCAACAATGTCGGCTTCGCGCTGATCGGCCTGGCGGCGGGCACCCCCGCTGGCGTGGCCGGGACGATGAGCTACATGGCGATCTATGTCGTGATGACCATCGGCGCTTTCGCCTGCATCCTGCAAATGCGCGATGCGGATGGCCGTCCGGTCGAGACGATTGCGAGCCTTGCCGGTCTGTCGCGTTCGCGCAAGGGTCTGGCGGCGGCGCTGGCGATCTTCATGTTCTCCATGGCCGGTATCCCGCCGCTCTTCGGCTTCTGGGCGAAGTTCCTGGTGTTCGATGCGGCGGTGGCGGCAGGGCTGACGGCGCTGGCCGCCTTCGGTATCGCGGCCTCCGTGATCGGCGCCTTCTATTATCTGAAGGTCATCAAGACGATGTATTTCGACGAACCCGCTGACGCCTATGAAGCGCGCGGCGGGGCGGTCGAAAATGTCATCCTGACGGCCTGCGCCGTGGTGATCGTCTTCGGCTATCTGCTCAACCCGATGCTCGACAAGGCGAGCGCTGCGGCAGCGGCGGCGTTGTTCTGA
- a CDS encoding NADH-quinone oxidoreductase subunit M has translation MDGFPILSLMMAVPMAGAIACLYSGASQARLIALVATLVDLVLGVVLWAHFDQSGTAAQWQFQEYAPIFGRFAWALGIDGIALVLIMLTVFLMPICIGASWHAIEKRVGEYMAAFLFMEVLMIGVFTAQDLYLFYIMFEAGLIPMYLIIGIWGGADRIYASYKFFLYTLLGSVLMLIAMMWMVHDAGTTDIPTLMAYNFDPKIQIWLWLAFFASFAVKMPMWPVHTWLPDAHVQAPTAGSVILAGVLLKMGGYGFIRFSLPMFPEASAQLAPLVWGLSMVAVVYTSLVALVQSDMKKLIAYSSVAHMAIVTVGLFAFNQAGIEGAMMVMLGHGLVSGALFLCVGVIYDRLHTREIARYGGLSINMPKYAVLFMLFTMASVGLPGTSNFVGEFLSLMGIYQASSWVALVCTTGIILGAAYMLYLYRRICYGDQKNADAAAMPDLSMREVWLLAPIAAAVLWMGIYPESFLSPMRSDIRALEARIASAAPAGDSRIKMGPVLPGAEAHHEPAAAISHEKASGEAH, from the coding sequence ATGGACGGCTTCCCCATCCTTTCCCTGATGATGGCAGTGCCGATGGCGGGGGCCATCGCCTGTCTCTACTCGGGCGCCAGTCAGGCGCGCCTGATCGCGCTGGTGGCGACACTGGTCGATCTGGTGCTGGGCGTCGTGCTTTGGGCGCATTTCGACCAGTCGGGCACCGCCGCGCAGTGGCAGTTCCAGGAATATGCGCCGATCTTCGGGCGCTTCGCCTGGGCGCTGGGCATTGACGGCATCGCGCTGGTGCTGATCATGCTGACCGTCTTCCTGATGCCGATCTGCATCGGGGCGAGCTGGCACGCGATCGAAAAGCGCGTCGGCGAATATATGGCGGCGTTCCTGTTCATGGAGGTGCTGATGATCGGCGTCTTCACGGCGCAGGATCTCTACCTCTTCTACATCATGTTCGAAGCCGGCCTGATCCCGATGTATCTGATCATCGGCATCTGGGGTGGCGCGGATCGTATCTACGCTTCATACAAATTCTTCCTCTACACGCTGCTCGGCTCGGTGCTGATGCTGATCGCGATGATGTGGATGGTGCATGACGCGGGCACGACCGACATCCCGACGCTGATGGCCTATAATTTCGACCCGAAAATCCAGATCTGGCTGTGGCTGGCCTTCTTCGCCAGCTTCGCGGTGAAGATGCCGATGTGGCCGGTCCATACCTGGCTGCCCGACGCGCACGTTCAGGCGCCGACCGCCGGTTCGGTCATTCTGGCGGGCGTGCTGCTGAAAATGGGCGGCTATGGCTTCATCCGCTTCTCGCTGCCGATGTTCCCGGAAGCCTCGGCGCAGTTGGCGCCGCTGGTCTGGGGTCTGTCGATGGTCGCGGTGGTCTATACCAGCCTCGTCGCCCTCGTTCAGTCGGACATGAAGAAGCTGATCGCCTACTCGTCGGTCGCGCATATGGCGATCGTCACCGTCGGTCTGTTCGCCTTCAACCAGGCGGGCATCGAAGGCGCGATGATGGTGATGCTGGGCCATGGTCTGGTGTCGGGCGCGCTCTTCCTGTGCGTCGGTGTCATCTATGACCGCCTGCACACCCGTGAGATCGCCCGTTATGGCGGCCTCAGCATCAACATGCCGAAATATGCGGTGCTGTTCATGCTGTTCACCATGGCGTCGGTCGGTCTGCCCGGCACCAGCAACTTCGTCGGGGAATTCCTGTCGCTGATGGGCATTTACCAGGCGTCGAGCTGGGTGGCGCTGGTCTGCACCACGGGCATCATCCTGGGCGCGGCCTATATGCTCTATCTCTATCGCCGCATCTGCTATGGCGACCAGAAGAATGCCGACGCGGCGGCCATGCCCGACCTGTCGATGCGGGAAGTCTGGCTGCTGGCGCCGATCGCTGCGGCGGTGCTGTGGATGGGCATCTATCCGGAAAGCTTCCTCAGCCCCATGCGTTCCGACATCCGCGCGCTCGAAGCGCGCATCGCCTCCGCCGCTCCGGCGGGTGATTCCAGGATCAAGATGGGTCCGGTGCTTCCGGGTGCTGAGGCTCATCATGAACCTGCCGCTGCAATATCCCATGAAAAAGCGTCGGGGGAGGCGCACTGA
- a CDS encoding type III pantothenate kinase, with amino-acid sequence MLLAIDAGNTNVVFALLDGRDIRARWRIATDPRRTADEYAVWLNQLLMLEGFAIGDVDAVIIATVVPRALHNLQVLAEKYFKTTALIAGQAPVEWEIELDVAEPASVGADRVVNAIAAHHLYAADLIVIDFGTATTFDVIDYHGAYKGGIIAPGINLSLDALVAAAAKLPKIAIAPPENRSVIGRTTEAQMHIGVFWGYVAMMEGLVARIRAEIGRPAKVIATGGLAVLFDDNSDIFDAIAPDLTIQGLALLYERSLKT; translated from the coding sequence ATGCTTCTCGCGATCGACGCGGGTAACACCAATGTGGTTTTTGCGCTGCTCGACGGGCGGGACATCCGCGCGCGGTGGCGGATCGCGACCGATCCCCGCCGCACGGCCGACGAATATGCGGTATGGCTGAACCAGCTTCTGATGCTGGAGGGCTTTGCCATCGGAGACGTCGATGCGGTGATCATCGCGACCGTCGTGCCGCGGGCGCTGCATAATCTTCAGGTGCTGGCCGAGAAATATTTCAAGACGACCGCGCTCATCGCCGGGCAGGCGCCGGTGGAGTGGGAGATTGAACTGGACGTGGCCGAACCGGCCTCGGTCGGCGCGGACCGGGTTGTAAATGCCATCGCCGCCCACCATCTCTACGCGGCCGATCTTATCGTCATCGATTTCGGCACGGCGACGACCTTCGACGTAATCGACTATCATGGCGCTTATAAGGGCGGCATCATCGCGCCGGGCATCAACCTGTCGCTGGATGCGCTGGTGGCGGCCGCCGCCAAGTTGCCCAAGATCGCGATCGCGCCGCCGGAGAACCGGTCGGTTATCGGTCGGACCACCGAAGCGCAGATGCATATCGGCGTCTTCTGGGGCTATGTTGCGATGATGGAGGGGTTGGTCGCCCGCATCCGTGCGGAGATCGGCCGGCCGGCCAAGGTGATTGCGACGGGGGGCTTAGCGGTCCTCTTTGATGACAATAGCGATATTTTCGATGCGATCGCGCCCGATCTCACGATCCAGGGCCTCGCATTGCTGTATGAACGGAGTTTGAAAACATAA
- a CDS encoding biotin--[acetyl-CoA-carboxylase] ligase — protein sequence MTDLRFVEETGSTNADMLALVEQGVSEGCWLRAGRQTGGRGRMGRNWESPDGNLYCSTVIRLRAGDPLPHTLALVAANAVHALVAPLCAGQARIKWPNDVLVDGAKIAGILLERAGDAIVAGIGINVTGHPVGLDRPVTSLFAQGASDVDAAALQARLAELFAHWLAIWRVQGLDPVRTHWLLNAHPTGTPMRVVQPDGETIEGAFDTLDRQGMLILRLANGQSRAIHAGDILLI from the coding sequence CTGACCGATCTTCGCTTCGTTGAGGAGACTGGCTCCACCAATGCCGACATGCTGGCGTTGGTGGAGCAAGGCGTTTCAGAGGGCTGCTGGCTGCGCGCAGGACGCCAGACCGGCGGGCGGGGGCGCATGGGGCGCAATTGGGAAAGCCCCGACGGCAATCTCTATTGTTCGACGGTGATCCGCCTGCGGGCGGGCGATCCGCTGCCGCATACGCTGGCGCTGGTGGCGGCCAATGCCGTTCATGCGCTGGTGGCGCCGCTTTGCGCGGGTCAGGCGCGGATCAAATGGCCCAATGATGTGCTGGTCGATGGCGCGAAGATCGCCGGCATCCTGCTGGAGCGGGCTGGCGATGCCATCGTCGCGGGGATCGGCATCAATGTGACGGGGCATCCGGTCGGGCTGGATCGTCCGGTGACGAGCCTCTTCGCGCAGGGCGCGTCGGACGTTGACGCAGCCGCCTTGCAGGCGCGGCTGGCGGAACTGTTCGCGCACTGGCTGGCGATCTGGCGGGTGCAGGGGCTGGATCCGGTGCGGACGCATTGGCTGCTCAACGCTCATCCCACCGGTACGCCGATGCGGGTGGTGCAACCCGATGGCGAGACGATCGAGGGAGCCTTTGATACGCTCGACCGGCAGGGCATGCTGATCCTGCGCTTGGCGAATGGGCAGAGCCGTGCCATTCATGCCGGCGACATCCTTCTCATCTGA